In Sporichthya polymorpha DSM 43042, a genomic segment contains:
- a CDS encoding acetate--CoA ligase produces the protein MGEHTLTLGPPDPVDALAADGSYVRIRPAGPGDTDALVELHDQASARSRYLRFFTNDANAGRRFVTHLMAPPAAGEQPPVVLLAERSGAVVAMGAYLPSSAVEAEVAFLVADSCHGLGLGTLLLEQLAAVARERGIRRFRAEVLLENRAMVGVLVDSGFAERSEPDGPTTSILLDTALDDRALRRILDRERMAENRSLDRLLAPRSVAVVGAGRLEGPGHRVVRNLLAAGFTGSVHPVNPTARAVRGVPAVAKIGDISPPVDLAVIAVPAPAVLDVVAECGQAGVAAVLVISAGFAEAGPEGRQAEAELLSVVRRYGMRLVGPNCLGVVNTGPDVRLNASFGLEMPPPGGLCLASQSGAVGIAVLDAASRNGLGVAEFVSLGNKADVSGNDLLLEWWRDPRADVIGLYLESFGNPRRFARIARLVASDKPVLVVKGGRSSRGSRAGASHTAAAATPDRVLDALCASAGVVRLDSLPELLDVARLLAGRPLPQGSRLAVLGNAGGGGVLAADVASAAGLEVPPLTAPTIEALRALGPVDTDGNPLDLGATASAAALAEALRIVAGSGEVDLVVAVVASTGDNDAPGALDAIARAAAECPEVPVTVVALGAVTGPQRIETDGVRIPIFEFPETAVRALGHVARYAAWRRRPQGEVPQLAGVDLAAARTLLDEFLGANREGGWLPPVEAATFLRAIGIDVAPGVVVTDPDAAEAAATQLEYPVVLKSAVPDLVHKTDRGAVRTDLRAPWEVRAAYAAVVRAAEDPRVLVQPLVTGTELLIGLARDPDFGPVVAAGSGGVLTDLVGDRVYRGLPLTDVDATEMIAGPRIARLLAGYRGAPPVAIPAVTDVLHRVAVLAERFPEIAELDLNPVMTGPDGATVVDARIRVIPAGPEPDPYRRRLSPAR, from the coding sequence GTGGGCGAGCACACGTTGACTCTTGGACCACCGGACCCGGTGGACGCGCTGGCGGCTGACGGCTCCTACGTCCGGATCCGGCCGGCCGGGCCGGGGGACACCGATGCGCTCGTCGAGCTGCACGACCAGGCCTCGGCCCGGTCGCGCTACCTGCGGTTCTTCACCAACGACGCGAACGCCGGTCGCCGCTTCGTCACGCACCTGATGGCACCGCCGGCCGCGGGGGAGCAGCCGCCGGTCGTCCTGCTCGCCGAGCGCAGCGGGGCCGTGGTCGCGATGGGCGCTTACCTGCCCTCGTCGGCGGTCGAGGCCGAGGTCGCGTTCCTGGTCGCGGACTCCTGCCACGGCCTCGGCCTCGGGACGCTGCTGTTGGAGCAGCTCGCCGCCGTCGCCCGCGAGCGGGGCATCCGGCGGTTCCGGGCCGAGGTGCTGCTGGAGAACCGGGCGATGGTCGGGGTCCTCGTCGACTCCGGGTTCGCCGAGCGCAGCGAGCCCGACGGGCCGACGACGTCGATTCTCCTCGACACCGCCCTCGACGACCGGGCGCTGCGCCGCATCCTCGACCGCGAGCGGATGGCCGAGAACCGGTCGCTGGACCGTCTGCTCGCCCCGCGCAGCGTCGCGGTCGTGGGGGCCGGGCGGCTCGAGGGTCCGGGTCACCGCGTCGTCCGCAACCTGCTCGCCGCCGGCTTCACCGGCTCCGTGCACCCGGTGAACCCGACGGCCCGCGCGGTGCGCGGCGTGCCCGCGGTCGCGAAGATCGGGGACATCTCGCCGCCGGTGGACCTTGCCGTGATCGCGGTCCCCGCGCCCGCGGTGCTCGACGTCGTCGCCGAGTGCGGCCAGGCCGGGGTCGCCGCGGTGCTCGTGATCTCCGCCGGGTTCGCCGAGGCGGGGCCCGAGGGCCGGCAGGCCGAGGCCGAGCTGCTTTCGGTCGTCCGCCGCTACGGGATGCGCCTGGTCGGGCCGAACTGCCTCGGCGTCGTGAACACCGGCCCTGACGTGCGGCTCAACGCGTCGTTCGGACTCGAGATGCCGCCGCCCGGGGGGCTGTGTCTGGCCTCGCAGTCCGGGGCCGTCGGGATCGCCGTGCTCGACGCGGCGAGCCGCAACGGGCTCGGCGTCGCGGAGTTCGTCTCGCTCGGCAACAAGGCCGACGTCTCCGGCAACGACCTGCTGCTGGAGTGGTGGCGCGACCCGCGGGCCGACGTCATCGGTCTGTACCTGGAGTCGTTCGGCAACCCGCGTCGCTTCGCCCGTATTGCGCGGCTGGTCGCCTCGGACAAGCCCGTGCTCGTCGTCAAGGGCGGCCGGTCGAGCCGGGGCAGTCGGGCCGGGGCTTCCCACACCGCGGCCGCGGCGACGCCGGACCGCGTGCTCGACGCCCTCTGTGCCTCGGCCGGCGTCGTGCGGTTGGACTCGCTGCCCGAACTGCTCGACGTCGCGCGCCTGCTCGCCGGGCGCCCGCTGCCGCAGGGGTCGCGGCTCGCCGTCCTCGGGAACGCCGGTGGCGGCGGGGTGCTTGCGGCCGACGTGGCGTCCGCGGCCGGCCTCGAGGTGCCCCCGCTGACGGCGCCGACGATCGAGGCGTTGCGGGCCCTCGGCCCGGTCGACACCGACGGCAACCCGCTCGATCTCGGCGCGACCGCGTCCGCGGCGGCGCTCGCCGAGGCCCTGCGCATCGTCGCCGGGTCCGGGGAGGTCGATCTGGTGGTCGCGGTCGTGGCCTCCACCGGCGACAACGACGCCCCGGGCGCCCTCGACGCCATCGCCCGCGCGGCCGCGGAATGCCCCGAGGTGCCGGTGACCGTCGTCGCGCTCGGCGCGGTGACCGGCCCGCAGCGCATCGAGACCGATGGCGTCCGCATCCCGATCTTCGAGTTCCCCGAGACGGCTGTGCGCGCGCTCGGGCACGTCGCCCGGTACGCGGCCTGGCGCCGGCGGCCACAGGGTGAGGTGCCCCAGTTGGCCGGCGTCGACCTCGCCGCCGCCCGCACGCTGCTCGACGAGTTCCTGGGCGCGAACCGCGAGGGCGGGTGGCTCCCGCCGGTCGAGGCCGCGACGTTCCTGCGCGCGATCGGCATCGACGTCGCGCCCGGCGTCGTCGTCACCGACCCCGACGCGGCCGAGGCGGCGGCGACGCAGCTCGAGTACCCCGTCGTCCTGAAGAGTGCGGTCCCCGACCTCGTGCACAAGACCGACCGGGGCGCGGTGCGCACCGACCTGCGCGCCCCGTGGGAGGTCCGCGCCGCCTACGCGGCGGTCGTGCGCGCGGCGGAGGATCCGCGCGTCCTCGTGCAGCCGCTCGTGACGGGTACGGAACTGCTGATCGGCCTCGCCCGCGACCCGGACTTCGGCCCGGTCGTCGCCGCCGGCAGCGGTGGCGTCCTCACCGACCTCGTCGGCGACCGGGTGTACCGGGGCCTGCCGCTCACCGACGTCGACGCGACGGAGATGATCGCCGGGCCGCGGATCGCCCGGCTGCTCGCCGGGTACCGTGGCGCGCCGCCCGTCGCCATCCCCGCGGTGACCGACGTGCTGCACCGGGTCGCGGTGCTGGCCGAACGCTTCCCGGAGATCGCCGAGCTCGACCTCAACCCGGTCATGACCGGACCCGACGGCGCGACCGTGGTCGACGCGCGGATCCGCGTCATCCCCGCCGGCCCCGAGCCCGACCCCTACCGCCGGCGCCTCTCGCCCGCCCGCTGA
- a CDS encoding acetoin utilization protein AcuC produces the protein MPDERSCPTLLVAGDGAAAYDLGDGHPMRAVRAALAVELARALGVAERAGWTEVVAPPAADEQLRLVHTETYVALVRQAERLPEAILAGFGLGTEDTPVIPGLHQAAAAVAGATIAACEAVWSGTTRHAVNLAGGLHHAMPGHASGFCVYNDAAIGIATLLAAGARRVAYVDLDAHHGDGVERCFVDDPRVLTISLHQDGRTLFPGTGAAHDTGGDTAPGSAVNVALPPGTDDAGWLRAFHAVVPERIRAFGPDVIVTQCGCDAHRNDPLSDLQISVEGFTVAYEAMHDLAHETSAGRWVVLGGGGYDLGDAVPRSWAQLLAVVSGSAVAPDTELPGDWRAQSETLVGRAAPTVLGDGADPTWRGWETGADPEHALDAAILQTKAAHRNAGIVPMVGELF, from the coding sequence ATGCCCGACGAGCGTTCCTGCCCCACCCTGCTCGTCGCCGGCGACGGCGCCGCGGCCTACGACCTCGGCGACGGGCATCCGATGCGCGCGGTGCGGGCGGCGCTCGCGGTCGAGCTCGCGCGGGCGCTCGGGGTCGCGGAACGCGCCGGCTGGACCGAGGTCGTCGCCCCGCCCGCCGCCGACGAGCAGCTGCGGCTCGTGCACACCGAGACCTACGTCGCGCTCGTGCGGCAGGCCGAGCGATTGCCGGAGGCGATCCTCGCCGGGTTCGGGCTCGGCACCGAGGACACCCCGGTGATCCCGGGTCTGCACCAGGCCGCGGCTGCGGTGGCCGGCGCGACGATCGCGGCCTGCGAGGCCGTGTGGTCCGGAACGACGCGGCACGCGGTCAACCTCGCGGGCGGCCTCCACCACGCGATGCCCGGCCACGCCAGCGGCTTCTGCGTCTACAACGACGCGGCCATCGGCATCGCGACGCTGCTCGCCGCCGGTGCGCGCCGCGTCGCGTACGTCGACCTCGACGCGCATCACGGCGACGGCGTCGAGAGGTGCTTCGTCGACGACCCCCGCGTGCTCACGATCTCACTGCACCAGGACGGGCGGACGCTGTTCCCCGGCACCGGGGCGGCCCACGACACCGGCGGCGACACGGCGCCCGGCAGTGCGGTGAACGTCGCGCTCCCGCCCGGGACCGACGACGCCGGCTGGCTGCGCGCCTTCCACGCCGTGGTGCCCGAGCGGATCCGCGCCTTCGGCCCCGACGTGATCGTCACCCAGTGCGGGTGCGACGCCCACCGCAACGACCCGCTCTCGGACCTGCAGATCTCGGTCGAGGGCTTCACGGTCGCGTACGAGGCGATGCACGACCTCGCCCACGAGACCAGCGCCGGGCGCTGGGTCGTCCTCGGCGGCGGGGGTTACGACCTCGGCGACGCGGTCCCGCGGTCGTGGGCCCAGCTGCTCGCGGTCGTCAGCGGTTCGGCGGTGGCCCCGGACACGGAGCTTCCCGGGGACTGGCGCGCGCAGTCCGAGACCCTGGTGGGTCGCGCGGCCCCGACCGTCCTCGGCGACGGTGCGGACCCGACGTGGCGGGGCTGGGAGACCGGCGCCGACCCCGAGCACGCCCTCGACGCCGCGATCCTCCAGACCAAGGCCGCCCACCGGAACGCCGGGATCGTGCCGATGGTCGGCGAGCTGTTCTGA
- a CDS encoding nitroreductase family deazaflavin-dependent oxidoreductase, producing the protein MRPPPRLPDILRPLARATVNRHQLRTAGGPGARAALIRHRGRRSGRTYETPVTPTPIDDGFLIALPFGDRADWVRNVLAAGEATLIREGVEHVVRDPEVVPMADVADCFDPGDQRVHRRFGVDLALRLRLRTR; encoded by the coding sequence GTGCGTCCGCCGCCACGCCTCCCCGACATCCTGCGCCCGCTCGCCCGGGCGACGGTCAACCGCCACCAGCTCCGGACCGCGGGTGGCCCCGGCGCGCGGGCGGCGCTGATCCGGCACCGGGGCCGCCGCTCCGGCCGGACCTACGAGACCCCGGTGACCCCGACCCCGATTGACGACGGCTTCCTCATCGCCCTGCCCTTCGGTGACCGCGCGGACTGGGTCCGCAACGTCCTCGCCGCCGGGGAGGCGACGCTGATCCGTGAGGGGGTCGAGCACGTCGTCCGGGACCCGGAGGTCGTCCCGATGGCCGACGTCGCGGACTGCTTCGACCCCGGGGACCAGCGCGTCCACCGCCGCTTCGGCGTCGACCTTGCCCTCCGCCTCCGCCTACGGACCCGGTGA
- the nhaA gene encoding Na+/H+ antiporter NhaA: MMTRLAAPARRYLDTEAGSAGLLLLATLAALAWANSPWPDSYDRFWHTELSITLDTHTLNLDLKHWVNDGLMVFFFLVVGLEVKRELAMGELTDRRRAAVPLAAALLGLVAPALLFLAINPSGEAASAWGVVISTDTAFLLGVLALVGSHVSTGLRLFLLTLAVADDIGALTIIALFYTEDLDLVALALAALGIAAMLLLRYLHVWRGPGYFVLAIGVWIAMYESGVHPTLAGVVIAMFTPAYPARREQVEEAERLTRAFRQSPNPEYARAARLSIERSVSLNERMTRLYHPWTSYVIVPIFALANAGVRLDGDTISDASSSPVTIGIVVGLVLGKLIGIWAGAYAAVRFRLGEFAPGITGLGLAAGAALSGIGFTISLFIVDLALDDPQLADEARIGVLAASVLATALGWGLFRVAQARQGEMPGRPLKLDPPVDPARDHIRGPVDAPLTLVEYGDFECPFCSTATGSVHELQDRLGDQLRYVFRHLPLDVHPHAPLAAEASEAAAAQGRFWEMYDRLYERQDQLSERDLIVHAYELGLNVEEFARELVESRYAPIVRDHVLSAEASGVGGTPTFFVNGVRHVGPFDAETLAARLLETAPVH, from the coding sequence ATGATGACCCGGCTGGCGGCTCCGGCGCGTCGGTACCTGGACACCGAGGCCGGCAGCGCGGGCCTGCTGCTGCTCGCGACGCTCGCGGCCCTGGCGTGGGCGAATTCGCCCTGGCCGGACAGCTACGACCGGTTCTGGCACACCGAGCTGTCGATCACCCTCGACACCCACACGCTGAACCTCGACCTGAAGCACTGGGTCAACGACGGCCTGATGGTGTTCTTCTTCCTCGTCGTCGGTCTCGAGGTCAAACGTGAGCTCGCGATGGGCGAGCTCACGGACCGTCGACGCGCCGCCGTCCCGCTCGCCGCCGCCCTGCTCGGGCTGGTGGCACCGGCGCTGCTGTTCCTCGCGATCAACCCCTCCGGCGAAGCCGCGTCCGCGTGGGGCGTCGTGATCTCCACGGACACCGCGTTCCTGCTCGGGGTGCTCGCCCTCGTCGGCTCGCACGTCTCGACCGGGCTGCGGCTGTTCCTTCTCACCCTCGCCGTCGCCGACGACATCGGCGCGCTGACGATCATCGCGCTCTTCTACACCGAGGACCTCGACCTCGTCGCGCTCGCGCTCGCGGCGCTCGGCATCGCCGCGATGCTGTTGCTCCGTTACCTGCACGTGTGGCGCGGGCCCGGGTACTTCGTCCTCGCCATCGGGGTCTGGATCGCGATGTACGAGTCCGGGGTGCACCCGACCCTGGCCGGTGTCGTCATCGCGATGTTCACTCCCGCGTACCCGGCCCGCCGCGAGCAGGTCGAGGAGGCTGAGCGCCTGACGCGGGCGTTCCGGCAGTCGCCGAACCCGGAGTACGCCCGCGCCGCGCGCCTGAGCATCGAGCGCTCGGTCTCGCTGAACGAACGGATGACGCGGCTCTACCACCCGTGGACGAGCTACGTCATCGTCCCGATCTTCGCCCTGGCCAACGCCGGTGTCCGCCTCGACGGCGACACGATCAGCGACGCCTCCTCCTCGCCGGTGACGATCGGCATCGTCGTCGGTCTCGTGCTCGGCAAGCTGATCGGCATCTGGGCCGGTGCCTACGCCGCCGTCCGCTTCCGGCTGGGCGAGTTCGCGCCCGGCATCACCGGCCTCGGCCTCGCCGCGGGCGCGGCGCTGTCGGGCATCGGGTTCACGATCTCGCTGTTCATCGTCGACCTCGCGCTCGACGACCCGCAGCTCGCCGACGAGGCGCGCATCGGCGTTCTGGCCGCCTCCGTGCTCGCGACCGCGCTCGGGTGGGGCCTGTTCCGCGTCGCGCAGGCGCGGCAGGGCGAGATGCCCGGCCGGCCGCTCAAGCTCGACCCGCCCGTCGACCCGGCGCGCGACCACATCCGCGGCCCGGTCGACGCTCCGCTCACCCTCGTCGAGTACGGCGACTTCGAGTGCCCGTTCTGCAGCACGGCGACGGGGTCCGTGCACGAGTTGCAGGACCGCCTGGGTGACCAGTTGCGCTACGTCTTCCGCCACCTCCCGCTCGACGTCCACCCCCACGCCCCGCTCGCCGCCGAGGCCTCCGAGGCCGCCGCCGCGCAGGGTCGGTTCTGGGAGATGTACGACCGGCTCTACGAGCGACAGGACCAGCTGAGCGAGCGCGACCTGATCGTCCACGCCTACGAGCTCGGCCTGAACGTCGAGGAGTTCGCCCGCGAGCTGGTCGAGAGCAGGTACGCCCCGATCGTCCGCGACCACGTTCTCTCCGCCGAGGCCAGCGGCGTCGGCGGCACCCCCACGTTCTTCGTCAACGGGGTCCGCCACGTCGGCCCGTTCGACGCCGAGACCCTCGCCGCCCGCCTCCTCGAGACCGCCCCGGTGCACTAG
- a CDS encoding GNAT family protein, producing MSEHPLATLIRAAAAGEFPAADAGWRRVPPWRDGVEAVVAFTGHAVLAISDRVADDELTKLGVDGLGGAHHPAVIAALADGGWIDSLDSLLVGVGTGAWEARGTGGHLITRPDLAGHPRVGFAQRVRDDVRVLGRTDATDTSVVVLARGIGGLTELSFELDQSRRGAGGGTALVRAGLAAVPAGELVVAACAPGNAASMRALLRAGCSPVGSIQLFTPGRP from the coding sequence ATGAGCGAACATCCGCTCGCGACGCTGATCCGCGCCGCGGCGGCCGGCGAGTTCCCGGCCGCCGACGCCGGCTGGCGACGCGTCCCGCCGTGGCGCGACGGAGTCGAGGCCGTCGTCGCGTTCACCGGGCACGCGGTGCTCGCGATCTCCGACCGGGTCGCCGACGACGAGCTCACCAAGCTCGGCGTCGACGGGCTCGGCGGGGCGCACCACCCCGCCGTGATCGCGGCCCTCGCCGACGGCGGCTGGATCGACAGCCTCGACTCGCTGCTCGTCGGCGTCGGCACCGGGGCCTGGGAGGCCCGCGGGACCGGCGGACACCTGATCACGCGGCCCGACCTCGCCGGGCACCCCCGGGTGGGGTTCGCGCAGCGGGTCCGCGACGACGTCCGCGTCCTCGGCCGGACCGACGCGACCGACACCTCCGTGGTCGTCCTCGCCCGCGGCATCGGCGGCCTGACCGAGCTGAGCTTCGAGCTCGATCAGTCGCGCCGCGGCGCCGGCGGTGGCACCGCGCTGGTCCGGGCCGGCCTCGCCGCCGTCCCCGCCGGGGAGCTCGTCGTCGCCGCCTGCGCCCCCGGCAACGCCGCGAGCATGCGGGCCCTGCTCCGCGCCGGCTGCTCCCCCGTCGGCTCGATCCAGCTGTTCACTCCCGGCCGCCCCTGA
- a CDS encoding sulfotransferase family protein: MTPSLRAAALMSAAGDLLGLRDFGDPAFREPFEKLVEAVDSAGTLDATWAAAFDADMTRLLCTRLAIAAAFAEHPEIADEELDDPIVITGLARTGTTKLHRALAVVPDFQRLLLWQALFPTPWGPPGPGPDPRIAVTEQQLAVLREQHPDMMAVHPVEATEPEEEVLLLQLSFRTVGTPWVCHGYSFIDWVVQQDQTPAYADLKRALQYLQWQDGGRRGRPWVLKAPIHLHALETLLKTFPRATVVHCHRDPQQVVPSSAHMQEIFHRAYGADHVPLEQIGRNVLLSAQSWDANIEQRARVDAAQVLDVDYAETCSDVSAVVARILRSRGTEPAPALLAAITAWERSHPPGRTGAPDYTLDRYGLTPHQVDEAFAAYRAFVSGPDSPLRRG, encoded by the coding sequence ATGACCCCGAGCCTGCGCGCGGCCGCCCTGATGTCGGCGGCCGGGGACCTGCTCGGGCTGCGCGACTTCGGTGACCCGGCGTTCCGGGAGCCGTTCGAGAAGCTCGTCGAGGCCGTCGACTCGGCCGGAACCCTGGACGCGACGTGGGCCGCGGCGTTCGACGCCGACATGACGCGGCTGCTGTGCACGCGCCTCGCGATCGCGGCCGCGTTCGCCGAGCACCCGGAGATCGCCGACGAGGAGCTCGACGACCCGATCGTCATCACCGGCCTGGCCCGCACCGGAACGACGAAGCTGCACCGCGCACTCGCGGTCGTGCCGGACTTCCAGCGGCTCCTGCTGTGGCAGGCGCTGTTCCCGACGCCGTGGGGCCCGCCCGGCCCCGGCCCGGACCCGCGCATCGCCGTCACCGAGCAGCAGCTCGCGGTCCTGCGCGAGCAGCACCCGGACATGATGGCGGTGCATCCGGTTGAGGCGACCGAGCCGGAGGAGGAGGTGCTGCTCCTCCAGCTCAGCTTCCGCACCGTCGGCACACCGTGGGTCTGCCACGGGTACTCGTTCATCGACTGGGTCGTGCAGCAGGACCAGACCCCCGCCTACGCCGACCTCAAGCGGGCACTGCAGTACCTGCAGTGGCAGGACGGCGGGCGCCGAGGCCGGCCCTGGGTGCTCAAGGCCCCGATCCACCTGCACGCGCTCGAGACCCTGCTCAAGACCTTTCCCCGCGCGACCGTGGTGCACTGCCACCGCGACCCGCAGCAGGTCGTGCCGTCCAGCGCGCACATGCAGGAGATCTTCCACCGGGCCTACGGCGCGGACCACGTCCCGCTGGAGCAGATCGGCCGCAACGTCCTGCTCAGCGCCCAGAGCTGGGACGCCAACATCGAGCAGCGGGCCCGGGTCGACGCCGCCCAGGTGCTCGACGTCGACTACGCGGAGACGTGCTCCGACGTCAGTGCGGTGGTGGCGCGCATCCTGCGCAGCCGCGGCACCGAACCCGCGCCCGCGCTGCTCGCCGCCATCACCGCATGGGAACGCTCGCACCCGCCCGGCCGTACCGGGGCCCCCGACTACACCCTCGACCGTTACGGCCTGACGCCCCATCAGGTCGATGAGGCATTCGCCGCGTACCGAGCGTTCGTCTCCGGCCCCGACAGCCCCCTGCGTCGAGGTTGA
- a CDS encoding aquaporin: protein MTAELRRRALAEFVGTGGLVTVVVGSGIAAQRLSPDDVGLQLLQNSMATALGLTVLILVLAPVSGAHLNPAVTLSAWALDRRSFRGPEVAAYVSAQTAGAIAGTWLAHGMFDVGVLTTSTHARDGGPTLVAEGVATAGLVLVIFALVRSSQRPLCAPAVGAYIGAAYWFTSSTSFANPAVTIGRAFTDTFAGIAPSSVPGFVAAQLVGAALGLVLLLALYPVPARDTVDI from the coding sequence ATGACGGCGGAGCTACGGCGCCGCGCCCTGGCCGAGTTCGTCGGCACGGGCGGGCTGGTCACGGTCGTCGTCGGTTCCGGCATTGCGGCCCAGCGACTTTCGCCCGACGACGTCGGCCTCCAGCTGCTGCAGAACTCGATGGCCACCGCCCTCGGGCTGACGGTGCTGATCCTCGTCCTCGCGCCGGTCAGCGGGGCCCACCTCAACCCCGCCGTCACCCTCTCGGCGTGGGCCCTCGACCGGCGTTCGTTCCGCGGGCCGGAGGTGGCCGCGTACGTCTCCGCCCAGACCGCGGGGGCGATCGCCGGCACCTGGCTCGCCCACGGGATGTTCGACGTCGGGGTGCTCACCACCTCGACGCACGCACGGGACGGCGGTCCGACGCTCGTGGCGGAGGGCGTCGCCACGGCCGGCCTGGTCCTGGTGATCTTCGCGCTCGTGCGCAGCTCGCAGCGTCCCCTGTGCGCCCCCGCCGTCGGCGCGTACATCGGGGCGGCGTACTGGTTCACCTCGTCGACCTCGTTCGCGAACCCGGCCGTGACGATCGGCCGCGCCTTCACCGACACCTTCGCCGGGATCGCGCCCTCGTCGGTCCCCGGCTTCGTCGCCGCGCAGTTGGTCGGCGCCGCGCTCGGCCTGGTTCTGCTGCTCGCCCTCTACCCGGTGCCGGCGAGGGACACGGTCGACATCTGA
- a CDS encoding ArsR/SmtB family transcription factor codes for MELLDVNCCAPLSREPLTARQAVDLAAAFKALGDPVRLRLFSLIASHEDQEACVCELTGEFDVSQPTISHHLKVLREAGLLTSERRASWVYYRVRAEALDALGRLLGTPVG; via the coding sequence ATGGAACTTCTGGACGTGAACTGCTGCGCACCGCTGAGCCGCGAGCCGCTGACGGCGCGTCAGGCCGTGGATCTGGCCGCGGCGTTCAAGGCCCTCGGCGACCCGGTGCGGCTGCGCCTGTTCTCCCTGATCGCATCGCACGAGGACCAGGAGGCGTGCGTCTGCGAGCTCACGGGCGAGTTCGACGTCTCCCAACCGACGATCAGTCACCACCTCAAGGTGCTGCGCGAGGCGGGCCTGCTGACCTCCGAGCGCCGGGCGAGCTGGGTGTACTACCGCGTCCGGGCCGAGGCCCTCGACGCGCTGGGCCGCCTACTCGGCACTCCGGTCGGATGA
- a CDS encoding ArsI/CadI family heavy metal resistance metalloenzyme: MTSTAARTAIDTSRVQLALRVADLEAAVDFYGRLFGAEPAKRRPGYANFAIASPPLKLVLIEGEPGRDTVLDHLGVEVPTSAEVSAAAARLAASGLATEEEQDRACCYAVQDKVWVEAPGKEPWEIYTVKADADTLSPAGAEPCRAGCC, encoded by the coding sequence ATGACCAGCACTGCCGCTCGTACTGCCATCGACACCAGCCGCGTCCAGCTCGCCCTCCGGGTCGCCGACCTCGAGGCCGCCGTGGATTTCTACGGCCGGCTGTTCGGGGCCGAGCCGGCCAAGCGCCGCCCGGGGTACGCCAACTTCGCGATCGCCTCGCCGCCGCTCAAGCTCGTCCTGATCGAGGGCGAGCCCGGCCGGGACACGGTGCTCGACCACCTCGGCGTCGAGGTGCCCACCAGCGCGGAGGTGTCCGCAGCCGCCGCGCGTCTGGCCGCGTCCGGCCTCGCGACGGAGGAGGAGCAGGACCGCGCCTGCTGCTACGCCGTCCAGGACAAGGTCTGGGTCGAGGCGCCCGGCAAGGAGCCGTGGGAGATCTACACGGTAAAGGCGGACGCCGACACCCTCAGCCCCGCGGGAGCCGAGCCGTGCCGCGCGGGGTGCTGCTGA